From Gemmatimonadaceae bacterium:
TTGGGTCGATCGAGCACGATCACCGACACGTGATGCTGGGCGGCCGCCCGCATCGCATAGACCATCGACGCGACGTAGGTCCAGTCTCGTGCACCCAGATCCTGCAGGTCGATGACGAGCGCGTCGAGACGGTCGAGCAGCGAGTCCGGAGGCGCGAGCACGGTCTGGCCGTACAGCGAATAAATCGGAAGCCCCGTGCGCGCATCGCGACCATTCGCCAGATTGCTGCGATCTTCGGTGCCGCGGATCCCGTGCTCGGGTGAGAGTAGCGCGACGAGCTTCGGAGCGGGCGCGGTCTCCGTTCCCGACTTCGACGCCCGATACAAGAGGTCGATGTCGCTCGTCCCGTGTTCATCGACACCGGATTGGTTGGTCAGTAAGCCGATGCGTTTTCCGGCGAGCAGCGATGCGCTGTCCCGCAGCAGCACAGTGATCCCCGGCTCGACGTGTGTGTGACGCGGTTGCCCCATTCCACTCACGCACGCGAGCGCCATCACGATCGCGCCCGCTTCAACACACCTTTCGCGTACCCGACGATGCATGGCTCGGCTCATTCTCCAATGGCGACGGTGGAAGATACATCGCGCGTGATGGCAGCGCCGCGCCGCACGCGCTCCTGGGTGATCGGGTCCGTCGCCGCACTGGCGATGGTCGCCGCGTCTGCGCGCGCGCAGACGGCCACGCCACATCTTGCGGACGACGCACCGCGCAACCCGGTACGCGATTCGATGCGCGCGGTGCTCGAGCGCGGTCTGGCCGACCGGGCGTATCCGGGCGCGATTGCGATGGTCGGTGATCGACACGAGGTGATCGCGACGGTCGCTGTCGGGCATCAGGACTGGGCGCCGTCGCCCAAGGTGGACGAATACACGATCTGGGACCTGGCGTCGCTCACCAAGGTGATCGGGACGACCACGGCGCTCATGCAACTCTGGGCCGACCACCGCGTGGATCTCGACGCGCCGGTGCAGCGCTACCTGCCCGAGTTCGTTGGGCCGCACAAGGAGCTGGTCACCGTCCGGCATTTGCTCACGCACAGCTCCGGGCTGCCGGGCTGGCGCCCGCTGTACAAGGAAGCGACCTCCCCTGCCGAGGCGCTGCGCCTGCTCTATCAGACGCCGCTCGACACGCTGCCCGGCGTGCGCATGGTGTACAGCGACCTGGGCGCGATCTTGTTGGGCAAGATCGTCGAGCGCGTGTCGGGCGAGCCGCTCGACGTCTATCTCAGGCGCCACGTCTTCGCTCCGTTAGGCATGACGTCCACGATGTTCAAGCCGCCCAAGCGCCTGCTCCCGCGCATCGCGCCCACCGAGCGCGATCCGTGGCGCGGCCGCCTGGTGCACGGCGAGGTGCACGACGAGAATGCCTACTTCCTCGGCGGCGTCTCGGGG
This genomic window contains:
- a CDS encoding serine hydrolase domain-containing protein, whose amino-acid sequence is MATVEDTSRVMAAPRRTRSWVIGSVAALAMVAASARAQTATPHLADDAPRNPVRDSMRAVLERGLADRAYPGAIAMVGDRHEVIATVAVGHQDWAPSPKVDEYTIWDLASLTKVIGTTTALMQLWADHRVDLDAPVQRYLPEFVGPHKELVTVRHLLTHSSGLPGWRPLYKEATSPAEALRLLYQTPLDTLPGVRMVYSDLGAILLGKIVERVSGEPLDVYLRRHVFAPLGMTSTMFKPPKRLLPRIAPTERDPWRGRLVHGEVHDENAYFLGGVSGHAGLFSDAADLSRFARMYLEGGQLDGARIVTPVAIDTFTRVQDATLSNRALGWEVPNGSNSAGHRMSNRAFGHTGFTGTSIWIDPARDLFVILLTNRVDPTRDNPRLGPVRVQLADAVVSVIDGHGPTPPSAAGTGAAP